In a genomic window of Oncorhynchus kisutch isolate 150728-3 linkage group LG9, Okis_V2, whole genome shotgun sequence:
- the LOC109896981 gene encoding tyrosine-protein kinase SRK2 yields MMPMSGELSLFLTLGGALGLAVLLFNLIRQTVSAGPWEINHSSIKLGRCLGEGFFGVVYQGLYNNTPVAVKTLRRGTMAPRDFLKEAQIMKTMKHPNLIQLLAVCTEEPIYIITELMKKGCLLDYLKVRVGRLHLNDQIEMAAQVTSGMAYLEMKKYIHRDLAARNVLVGENNVYKVADFGLARVLQAPPMLCNQTSLYYISVGKAIFPLRWTAPEAIANEKFTIKCDVWSFGILLYEIMTFGKMPYPNMNDSQVKRMVPDGYRMPCPVDPYCSQDMYKIMLDCWKENKNDRPTFNALKMSLRNVRG; encoded by the exons ATTAGGCAGACTGTCTCTGCGGGCCCCTGGGAGATTAACCACAGCTCTATAAAACTGGGGAGGTGCCTGGGCGAAGGTTTCTTTGGAGTGGTCTATCAAGGCCTCTATAACAACACTCCAGTTGCAGTGAAGACCCTTAGACGTG GCACCATGGCCCCTCGGGACTTCCTAAAAGAGGCCCAGATCATGAAGACTATGAAGCATCCCAACCTCATCCAGCTCTTGGCTGTCTGCACTGAAGAACCCATCTACATCATCACTGAGCTAATGAAGAAAGGATGTCTGCTGGATTACCTGA AGGTCAGGGTTGGAAGGCTACATTTAAATGACCAGATTGAGATGGCAGCCCAAGTGACTTCTGGGATGGCTTATCTGGAGATgaagaaatacatccacagagaCCTGGCAGCCAGGAATGTGCTGGTTGGCGAGAACAACGTCTACAAGGTGGCTGACTTTGGCCTTGCCAGGGTCTTACAAGCCCCACCAATGCTTTGCAATCAGACCAGCCTGTATTATATATCTGTAGGGAAAGCGATATTCCCTTTGAGATGGACGGCTCCTGAGGCCATCGCCAACGAGAAGTTCACCATCAAGTGTGACGTGTGGTCCTTCGGAATCTTGCTGTATGAGATCATGACCTTTGGGAAGATGCCCTATCCAA ACATGAACGACTCCCAGGTGAAACGGATGGTTCCCGATGGGTACAGGATGCCTTGCCCTGTTGACCCCTACTGTTCCCAAGACATGTACAAGATCATGTTGGACTGCTGGAAGGAGAATAAAAATGACAGGCCCACTTTCAATGCTCTGAAAATGAGTCTGAGGAACGTTAGAGGTTGA